In Desulfobacteraceae bacterium, a genomic segment contains:
- a CDS encoding efflux transporter outer membrane subunit, with the protein MKRSALLLIGAALLSGCLAPAYVRTPGEVPEDYRFQSLKGQPQPELATLADLDWWEIFDDPALQSLIGIALAQGYDARLAFARVAESRAAVGVSRSFLLPQVGGTALYQRQRLSRTRVDPPIPSNANTTENFAQFSLDLFWEIDLFGRLSNLTKASQELFFASEWGQRAVWAAVVADVAQAYFELRALDRQLEISRATLASFQNSRRLVMLRHQRGVVSGEDVAQANALVHIAGARIPDLERQVAQKENQLSILLGITPQAIQRGRSLTELITRPTVPAGLPSELLERRPDIRQSEAILKAANYRIGAARANFFPRISLTGLRGTQSVDLSRLFTGASSTWSIGSNLALPIFTGGFNTYTLRTTEAQQEQALILYQFTVRQAFREVSDGLVAHARLEEFRREQEALVESFRRYSELAGKRFKGGLESFLTVLDSERELFAAKLDLAAVQRDQLLTMVQLYKALGGGIKPIRDPSGLNAAASPPARKPAAAKP; encoded by the coding sequence ATGAAACGATCGGCTTTGCTCCTGATCGGTGCTGCGCTCTTGAGCGGCTGCCTGGCCCCCGCCTACGTCCGCACCCCGGGGGAGGTCCCCGAAGACTACCGCTTCCAGTCCCTCAAAGGTCAGCCCCAGCCCGAACTGGCCACCCTGGCCGACCTGGACTGGTGGGAGATCTTCGACGACCCGGCCCTCCAAAGCCTGATCGGCATCGCCCTGGCCCAGGGCTACGACGCGCGCCTGGCCTTCGCCCGGGTGGCCGAATCACGGGCCGCGGTGGGGGTCAGCCGTTCGTTTCTGCTGCCCCAGGTGGGCGGCACCGCCCTCTACCAGCGCCAACGGTTGAGCCGCACACGGGTCGACCCGCCGATTCCCTCGAACGCCAATACCACTGAAAACTTTGCCCAGTTCAGCCTCGACCTTTTCTGGGAGATCGACCTCTTCGGACGTCTGTCGAATCTCACCAAGGCCTCCCAGGAGCTTTTCTTCGCCTCCGAATGGGGTCAACGGGCGGTGTGGGCCGCCGTGGTGGCCGACGTGGCCCAGGCCTACTTCGAACTGCGCGCCCTGGACCGCCAGCTGGAGATCTCGCGCGCCACCCTGGCGTCCTTCCAGAATTCCCGCCGCCTGGTGATGCTGCGCCACCAGCGCGGGGTGGTCTCCGGGGAGGACGTGGCCCAGGCCAACGCCCTGGTGCACATCGCCGGCGCCCGGATCCCGGACCTGGAGCGTCAGGTCGCCCAAAAGGAGAACCAGCTCAGCATCCTGCTGGGGATCACCCCCCAGGCCATCCAGCGGGGCAGGTCCCTGACGGAGTTGATCACGCGCCCCACGGTTCCCGCCGGCCTGCCCTCCGAGCTGCTGGAGCGGCGGCCGGACATCCGGCAGTCCGAAGCGATTCTCAAGGCCGCCAATTACCGCATCGGGGCGGCGCGGGCCAATTTTTTCCCCCGGATTTCACTCACCGGCCTGAGGGGCACCCAGAGTGTGGACCTGTCGCGCCTGTTCACCGGCGCCTCCAGCACCTGGAGCATCGGCTCGAACCTGGCGCTGCCGATCTTCACCGGCGGCTTCAACACCTACACCCTGCGGACCACCGAGGCCCAGCAGGAACAGGCCCTGATCCTCTACCAGTTCACCGTCCGCCAGGCCTTCCGCGAGGTGTCCGACGGGCTGGTGGCCCACGCCCGGCTGGAAGAATTCCGCCGGGAGCAGGAAGCCCTGGTGGAGAGCTTTCGGCGCTACTCCGAGCTGGCCGGCAAGCGCTTCAAGGGCGGGCTGGAATCCTTCCTGACGGTGCTGGATTCCGAGCGCGAACTCTTCGCCGCCAAACTGGACCTGGCCGCGGTGCAGCGCGACCAGCTCCTGACCATGGTGCAGCTCTACAAGGCCCTGGGGGGCGGCATAAAACCCATCCGAGATCCGTCCGGACTGAATGCCGCCGCCAGCCCCCCCGCCCGGAAGCCCGCCGCGGCAAAACCCTGA
- a CDS encoding efflux RND transporter periplasmic adaptor subunit — protein MLQIRHPDHRKFRRLTRAGFGFCLLLLAACGSPEQAGAPPAAAPPAVVVAPVSTQNVPIYGEYVARSEARETVEIRSRVAGFLEKVLFEEGSRVKAGELLFVIDQRPYQVALQAARGGLAQAQAALNKARMDVARLQPLVAEDAAPQMDLDNAESSVEFGQASIEKAKAAIADAELNLKFTEIRAPIGGVIGKQAVTVGNLVAPDQTLLTTLSSRDPMRVVFSLSEVDYLRVAQQPPEGNPFVPVENAAPFELILADASVYPHRGSLSFVDRALSPTTGTLNVYVNFPNPDGLLRPGLFGRVRVVLEERPGALLLPQRAVQVMQGVQMVLVVDKDDVVALRPVTTGGRHRDFFIVTEGLAAGERVVVDGLQRALPGRKVTPSQEKVEG, from the coding sequence ATGCTGCAAATTCGACACCCCGACCACCGGAAGTTTCGGCGCCTGACCCGCGCCGGCTTCGGCTTTTGCCTGCTCCTGTTGGCGGCTTGCGGCTCCCCGGAACAAGCGGGCGCACCGCCGGCCGCCGCACCGCCGGCCGTCGTGGTGGCGCCGGTCTCCACCCAAAACGTGCCCATCTACGGAGAGTATGTAGCCCGCAGCGAGGCCCGCGAAACCGTGGAGATCCGCTCCCGGGTGGCGGGCTTCCTGGAGAAGGTGCTCTTCGAGGAGGGCAGCCGGGTAAAGGCCGGGGAGCTCCTGTTCGTGATCGACCAGCGGCCCTACCAGGTGGCATTGCAGGCGGCCCGGGGCGGTCTCGCCCAGGCCCAGGCCGCCCTGAACAAGGCCCGGATGGATGTGGCGCGCCTGCAGCCGCTGGTGGCCGAGGACGCCGCCCCGCAGATGGATCTCGACAACGCCGAATCGTCGGTGGAATTCGGCCAGGCGTCCATCGAAAAGGCCAAGGCGGCCATCGCCGACGCCGAGTTGAACCTGAAATTCACCGAGATCCGCGCCCCCATCGGCGGGGTTATCGGCAAGCAGGCGGTGACGGTGGGAAACCTGGTGGCCCCGGACCAAACCCTGCTGACGACCCTCTCCTCCCGGGACCCCATGCGGGTGGTCTTCAGCCTCAGCGAAGTCGACTATCTGCGCGTGGCCCAGCAGCCCCCCGAAGGCAACCCCTTTGTCCCGGTCGAGAACGCCGCGCCCTTCGAACTAATCCTGGCGGACGCTTCCGTCTATCCCCACCGGGGCAGCCTGAGCTTCGTGGACCGCGCCTTGAGCCCGACCACCGGCACCCTGAACGTGTATGTCAATTTCCCCAACCCCGACGGGCTGCTGCGACCCGGGCTGTTCGGCCGCGTCCGGGTGGTGCTGGAGGAAAGACCTGGCGCCCTGCTGCTGCCCCAGCGGGCGGTGCAGGTCATGCAGGGCGTGCAGATGGTGCTGGTGGTGGACAAGGACGATGTGGTGGCCCTGCGCCCCGTCACCACAGGGGGGCGGCACCGGGATTTCTTCATCGTCACCGAGGGGCTCGCGGCCGGCGAGCGGGTGGTGGTGGACGGCCTGCAACGGGCCCTGCCGGGCCGCAAGGTGACCCCCAGCCAGGAAAAGGTCGAGGGATAG
- a CDS encoding multidrug efflux RND transporter permease subunit: protein MVKFFIHHPIFAMVISLVITIAGVLAIFALPVAQFPPISPPTVTVETFFFGASARVVEENVAIPIEQEVNGAENMLYMSSSSTSDGRYSLTCTFAVGTDIDIAQVDVQNRVSRAERDLPPEVINFGITVQKASPDMLIVLSLYSPNGTYDNLFLSNYASLNLYDHISRIYGVGNIAIVGERQYAMRLWVRPDRLAGLGLTATDVVQAVRDQNVQAPAGQVGQPPARPGVVFQETVDVRGRLTDEEEFGNIIVRTQPDGAILRIRDVAQAELGARMYTSFSRRAGKPATTLVVYQLPGANALDVADKIRDFMKEAKQSFPPDLEYEVSYDNTLFVRAALTEVVFTLFKALGLVILVVFIFLGNIRATLIPCLVVPVPMVGTFAIFAALGFSINTLSLFGLVLAIGSVMDDAIVVVEAVKAHMAEGLSPLEATEKAMGEVTRPIIGVACALLAVYVPIVFLGGIVGQLYRQFAFTLCFAALLSILVALTLTPALCVKILRPKKKDQVGPLAAFNRWFNRFFDGLTAGYLKGVKFFMGRLVVPLVLLAAVYVGAGGLLRTLPGGLVPEDDQGVVFATFTLPPGASLERTDAVLTRAEQFAAEVPGIQTILGWGGFNLMTSSFSSDACTLVMTLEPWDLRTSGETQVTAIMQRLRREFAGYPEARAFVFSLPSIPGMGNVSGFQYQLQDRANHTPEELFGQAQNMVAATAGEPAIAALFNTFEVNVPQVRLEIDRDKVQTLGIPLRSVFDGLQLYLGSFMVNDFNKFGRVYSVMIQAKPEFRRGPEDIGDIHVRNATGEMVPLSTLVTVNPHSGPIHINRYNMFRSAELSGQSAPGFSSGQAIAAMERLSEDLPRGFGFEWTGLAFQEKLAGGQAAYIFAFSVLFVFLILAALYESWAIPLGVLLGLPITVFGALSGIWLRGLANDVYVQVGIVMLIGLNAKISIMIVEFAKSKRELEGYSIFDAALEGARLRFRAVLMTALAEVFGLTPLLLSSGAGAAARWSVGTAVVAGMATATLLSLFFIPTLYFAVQSAVEKMKGPHAVPTQVHKEGGRP from the coding sequence ATGGTCAAATTTTTCATCCACCACCCCATCTTCGCCATGGTGATATCCCTTGTGATCACCATCGCCGGCGTGCTGGCGATCTTCGCCCTGCCGGTGGCGCAGTTCCCCCCCATCAGCCCGCCCACGGTCACGGTGGAGACCTTCTTTTTCGGGGCCAGCGCCCGGGTGGTGGAGGAAAACGTCGCCATCCCCATCGAGCAGGAGGTCAACGGCGCCGAGAACATGCTCTACATGTCCTCCAGCAGCACCAGCGACGGCCGCTACTCCCTGACCTGCACCTTCGCCGTGGGCACCGACATCGACATCGCCCAGGTGGACGTCCAGAACCGGGTCAGCCGGGCCGAGCGCGACCTGCCGCCGGAGGTCATCAACTTCGGCATCACGGTCCAGAAAGCCTCGCCGGACATGCTGATCGTGCTGTCCCTGTATTCCCCCAACGGGACTTACGACAATCTGTTTCTCAGCAACTACGCCTCCCTGAACCTCTACGACCACATCTCCCGCATTTACGGGGTGGGCAACATCGCCATCGTGGGGGAGCGGCAGTACGCCATGCGCCTCTGGGTCCGGCCCGACCGCCTGGCCGGCCTGGGGCTCACGGCCACGGACGTCGTCCAGGCGGTGCGGGACCAGAACGTCCAGGCGCCCGCCGGCCAGGTGGGTCAGCCGCCGGCCCGGCCCGGGGTGGTCTTCCAGGAGACCGTGGACGTGCGAGGGCGTCTGACCGACGAGGAGGAATTCGGCAACATCATCGTCCGCACCCAGCCGGACGGCGCCATCCTGCGCATCCGGGACGTGGCCCAGGCCGAGCTGGGGGCCCGGATGTACACCTCGTTTTCGCGCCGCGCCGGCAAGCCGGCCACCACCCTGGTGGTCTACCAGCTCCCCGGGGCCAACGCCCTGGACGTGGCCGACAAGATCCGGGACTTCATGAAGGAGGCCAAGCAGAGTTTTCCGCCGGACCTGGAATACGAGGTCTCCTACGACAACACCCTCTTCGTGCGGGCCGCGCTCACCGAAGTGGTGTTCACCTTATTTAAGGCGCTGGGCCTGGTCATCCTGGTGGTCTTCATTTTTCTGGGGAACATCCGGGCCACCCTGATTCCCTGCCTGGTGGTGCCCGTACCGATGGTGGGCACGTTCGCGATCTTCGCGGCCCTCGGGTTTTCCATCAACACCCTTTCCCTGTTCGGGCTGGTGCTGGCTATCGGCTCGGTGATGGACGACGCGATCGTGGTAGTGGAGGCCGTCAAAGCCCACATGGCGGAGGGTTTGAGTCCGCTTGAGGCCACCGAAAAGGCCATGGGCGAGGTCACCCGGCCCATCATCGGAGTGGCCTGTGCCCTGCTCGCGGTCTACGTGCCGATCGTTTTCCTGGGGGGTATCGTCGGCCAGCTCTACCGCCAGTTCGCCTTCACCCTGTGTTTCGCCGCCCTGCTCTCGATCCTGGTGGCCTTGACCCTCACCCCGGCATTGTGCGTCAAGATCCTGCGCCCCAAGAAGAAGGACCAGGTGGGACCGTTGGCCGCCTTCAACCGCTGGTTCAACCGCTTTTTCGACGGCCTCACGGCCGGTTATCTCAAAGGTGTCAAATTCTTCATGGGCCGCCTGGTGGTGCCCCTGGTCCTCCTGGCGGCGGTGTATGTGGGCGCAGGCGGCCTCCTGCGGACCCTGCCCGGCGGGTTGGTGCCGGAAGACGACCAGGGGGTCGTTTTCGCCACTTTCACCCTGCCGCCGGGGGCCTCCCTGGAGCGCACCGACGCGGTCCTGACCCGCGCCGAGCAATTTGCCGCGGAGGTTCCGGGCATCCAGACGATTCTCGGCTGGGGCGGCTTCAACCTCATGACCAGCTCGTTCAGCTCCGACGCCTGCACCCTGGTGATGACCCTGGAGCCCTGGGACCTGCGGACGTCCGGGGAAACCCAGGTGACCGCCATCATGCAGCGCCTGCGCCGGGAGTTCGCAGGCTACCCCGAGGCCCGCGCCTTCGTTTTCTCGCTGCCCTCGATCCCCGGCATGGGCAATGTCAGCGGCTTCCAGTACCAGCTCCAGGACCGCGCCAACCACACGCCGGAGGAACTCTTCGGCCAGGCCCAGAACATGGTCGCGGCTACCGCCGGGGAACCGGCGATCGCGGCCCTCTTCAACACCTTCGAGGTCAACGTGCCCCAGGTCAGGCTGGAGATCGACCGCGACAAGGTCCAGACGCTGGGTATCCCGCTGCGAAGCGTCTTCGACGGGCTGCAGCTCTACCTGGGCAGCTTCATGGTCAACGACTTCAACAAATTCGGCCGGGTATACAGCGTCATGATCCAGGCCAAGCCGGAATTCCGCCGAGGCCCGGAGGACATCGGCGACATCCATGTGCGCAACGCCACCGGCGAGATGGTGCCTCTGAGCACCCTGGTCACGGTAAACCCCCACAGCGGCCCGATCCACATCAACCGCTACAACATGTTCCGGTCGGCGGAACTCTCGGGGCAGAGCGCGCCGGGCTTCAGCTCCGGGCAGGCCATCGCCGCCATGGAGCGCCTGTCCGAGGACCTGCCCCGGGGCTTCGGCTTCGAGTGGACCGGGCTGGCCTTCCAGGAGAAGCTCGCCGGCGGCCAGGCCGCCTACATCTTCGCCTTCTCGGTGCTCTTCGTTTTCCTGATCCTGGCGGCCCTCTACGAGAGCTGGGCCATTCCTCTGGGGGTCCTGCTGGGGCTGCCGATAACGGTCTTCGGTGCCCTTTCGGGAATCTGGCTGCGGGGGTTGGCCAACGACGTCTACGTCCAGGTGGGCATCGTGATGCTCATCGGCCTTAATGCCAAAATTTCCATCATGATCGTGGAATTCGCCAAAAGCAAGCGCGAGCTGGAGGGCTATTCGATCTTCGACGCCGCGCTGGAGGGCGCCCGGCTGCGCTTTCGGGCGGTTCTGATGACCGCCCTGGCGGAGGTCTTCGGCTTGACGCCCCTGCTGCTGTCCTCGGGCGCCGGCGCAGCGGCCCGCTGGTCGGTGGGCACGGCCGTCGTTGCCGGCATGGCCACCGCCACGCTGCTGAGCCTGTTCTTCATTCCGACGCTCTACTTCGCCGTCCAGTCAGCGGTTGAAAAAATGAAGGGACCGCATGCCGTGCCAACCCAGGTCCACAAGGAAGGGGGGCGCCCATGA